From the Primulina eburnea isolate SZY01 unplaced genomic scaffold, ASM2296580v1 ctg1415_ERROPOS3700000, whole genome shotgun sequence genome, one window contains:
- the LOC140820741 gene encoding agamous-like MADS-box protein MADS4 isoform X4 has product MGRGRVELKRIENKINRQVTFAKRRNGLLKKAYELSVLCDAEVALIIFSNRGKLYEFCSSSSILKTLERYQKCNYGAPETNVSTREALELSSQHEYMKLKARYEALQRSQRNLLGEDLGPLSSKELESLERQLDMSLKQIRSTRTQAMLDTLTDLQRKLMEGSQISLQWNPNAQDVAYGRQSAHPQADGFFHHLDCEPTLQIGYQNDPIAAAGPSLNNYISGWLP; this is encoded by the exons ATGGGAAGAGGGAGAGTTGAGCTGAAGAGAATAGAGAACAAGATCAACAGGCAAGTGACTTTTGCGAAACGGAGGAATGGGCTTTTGAAGAAAGCTTATGAGCTTTCTGTTCTTTGTGATGCTGAGGTTGCACTCATCATCTTCTCCAATAGAGGAAAGCTGTACGAGTTTTGCAGTAGCTCTAG CATTCTCAAAACATTGGAAAGGTATCAAAAGTGCAACTATGGAGCGCCGGAGACGAACGTTTCCACAAGGGAGGCGCTG GAACTGAGCAGTCAGCACGAGTATATGAAGCTTAAAGCACGCTATGAAGCCCTACAGCGTTCACAAAG GAATCTTCTGGGTGAGGATCTTGGTCCTCTGAGTAGCAAGGAGCTTGAATCACTCGAAAGACAGCTCGACATGTCGCTGAAGCAGATCAGATCAACACGG ACTCAAGCCATGCTGGATACCCTCACAGATCTTCAAAGAAAG CTGATGGAGGGAAGTCAAATAAGTCTGCAATGGAATCCAAATGCTCAAGATGTCGCGTATGGAAGGCAATCAGCTCACCCTCAGGCCGATGGTTTTTTCCATCATCTCGATTGTGAACCAACTCTGCAAATTGG GTATCAGAACGATCCAATAGCAGCAGCAGGGCCAAGCCTGAATAACTATATATCTGGCTGGCTGCCATGA
- the LOC140820741 gene encoding agamous-like MADS-box protein MADS4 isoform X2, which produces MGRGRVELKRIENKINRQVTFAKRRNGLLKKAYELSVLCDAEVALIIFSNRGKLYEFCSSSSILKTLERYQKCNYGAPETNVSTREALELSSQHEYMKLKARYEALQRSQRNLLGEDLGPLSSKELESLERQLDMSLKQIRSTRTQAMLDTLTDLQRKEHALNEANKSLKQRLMEGSQISLQWNPNAQDVAYGRQSAHPQADGFFHHLDCEPTLQIGYQNDPIAAAGPSLNNYISGWLP; this is translated from the exons ATGGGAAGAGGGAGAGTTGAGCTGAAGAGAATAGAGAACAAGATCAACAGGCAAGTGACTTTTGCGAAACGGAGGAATGGGCTTTTGAAGAAAGCTTATGAGCTTTCTGTTCTTTGTGATGCTGAGGTTGCACTCATCATCTTCTCCAATAGAGGAAAGCTGTACGAGTTTTGCAGTAGCTCTAG CATTCTCAAAACATTGGAAAGGTATCAAAAGTGCAACTATGGAGCGCCGGAGACGAACGTTTCCACAAGGGAGGCGCTG GAACTGAGCAGTCAGCACGAGTATATGAAGCTTAAAGCACGCTATGAAGCCCTACAGCGTTCACAAAG GAATCTTCTGGGTGAGGATCTTGGTCCTCTGAGTAGCAAGGAGCTTGAATCACTCGAAAGACAGCTCGACATGTCGCTGAAGCAGATCAGATCAACACGG ACTCAAGCCATGCTGGATACCCTCACAGATCTTCAAAGAAAG GAGCATGCCCTCAATGAAGCCAACAAGAGTTTGAAACAACGG CTGATGGAGGGAAGTCAAATAAGTCTGCAATGGAATCCAAATGCTCAAGATGTCGCGTATGGAAGGCAATCAGCTCACCCTCAGGCCGATGGTTTTTTCCATCATCTCGATTGTGAACCAACTCTGCAAATTGG GTATCAGAACGATCCAATAGCAGCAGCAGGGCCAAGCCTGAATAACTATATATCTGGCTGGCTGCCATGA
- the LOC140820741 gene encoding agamous-like MADS-box protein MADS4 isoform X1: MGRGRVELKRIENKINRQVTFAKRRNGLLKKAYELSVLCDAEVALIIFSNRGKLYEFCSSSSSILKTLERYQKCNYGAPETNVSTREALELSSQHEYMKLKARYEALQRSQRNLLGEDLGPLSSKELESLERQLDMSLKQIRSTRTQAMLDTLTDLQRKEHALNEANKSLKQRLMEGSQISLQWNPNAQDVAYGRQSAHPQADGFFHHLDCEPTLQIGYQNDPIAAAGPSLNNYISGWLP, translated from the exons ATGGGAAGAGGGAGAGTTGAGCTGAAGAGAATAGAGAACAAGATCAACAGGCAAGTGACTTTTGCGAAACGGAGGAATGGGCTTTTGAAGAAAGCTTATGAGCTTTCTGTTCTTTGTGATGCTGAGGTTGCACTCATCATCTTCTCCAATAGAGGAAAGCTGTACGAGTTTTGCAGTAGCTCTAG CAGCATTCTCAAAACATTGGAAAGGTATCAAAAGTGCAACTATGGAGCGCCGGAGACGAACGTTTCCACAAGGGAGGCGCTG GAACTGAGCAGTCAGCACGAGTATATGAAGCTTAAAGCACGCTATGAAGCCCTACAGCGTTCACAAAG GAATCTTCTGGGTGAGGATCTTGGTCCTCTGAGTAGCAAGGAGCTTGAATCACTCGAAAGACAGCTCGACATGTCGCTGAAGCAGATCAGATCAACACGG ACTCAAGCCATGCTGGATACCCTCACAGATCTTCAAAGAAAG GAGCATGCCCTCAATGAAGCCAACAAGAGTTTGAAACAACGG CTGATGGAGGGAAGTCAAATAAGTCTGCAATGGAATCCAAATGCTCAAGATGTCGCGTATGGAAGGCAATCAGCTCACCCTCAGGCCGATGGTTTTTTCCATCATCTCGATTGTGAACCAACTCTGCAAATTGG GTATCAGAACGATCCAATAGCAGCAGCAGGGCCAAGCCTGAATAACTATATATCTGGCTGGCTGCCATGA
- the LOC140820741 gene encoding agamous-like MADS-box protein MADS4 isoform X3: MGRGRVELKRIENKINRQVTFAKRRNGLLKKAYELSVLCDAEVALIIFSNRGKLYEFCSSSSSILKTLERYQKCNYGAPETNVSTREALELSSQHEYMKLKARYEALQRSQRNLLGEDLGPLSSKELESLERQLDMSLKQIRSTRTQAMLDTLTDLQRKLMEGSQISLQWNPNAQDVAYGRQSAHPQADGFFHHLDCEPTLQIGYQNDPIAAAGPSLNNYISGWLP, translated from the exons ATGGGAAGAGGGAGAGTTGAGCTGAAGAGAATAGAGAACAAGATCAACAGGCAAGTGACTTTTGCGAAACGGAGGAATGGGCTTTTGAAGAAAGCTTATGAGCTTTCTGTTCTTTGTGATGCTGAGGTTGCACTCATCATCTTCTCCAATAGAGGAAAGCTGTACGAGTTTTGCAGTAGCTCTAG CAGCATTCTCAAAACATTGGAAAGGTATCAAAAGTGCAACTATGGAGCGCCGGAGACGAACGTTTCCACAAGGGAGGCGCTG GAACTGAGCAGTCAGCACGAGTATATGAAGCTTAAAGCACGCTATGAAGCCCTACAGCGTTCACAAAG GAATCTTCTGGGTGAGGATCTTGGTCCTCTGAGTAGCAAGGAGCTTGAATCACTCGAAAGACAGCTCGACATGTCGCTGAAGCAGATCAGATCAACACGG ACTCAAGCCATGCTGGATACCCTCACAGATCTTCAAAGAAAG CTGATGGAGGGAAGTCAAATAAGTCTGCAATGGAATCCAAATGCTCAAGATGTCGCGTATGGAAGGCAATCAGCTCACCCTCAGGCCGATGGTTTTTTCCATCATCTCGATTGTGAACCAACTCTGCAAATTGG GTATCAGAACGATCCAATAGCAGCAGCAGGGCCAAGCCTGAATAACTATATATCTGGCTGGCTGCCATGA